A genome region from Alicyclobacillus acidocaldarius subsp. acidocaldarius DSM 446 includes the following:
- the hemG gene encoding protoporphyrinogen oxidase yields MKRVAIIGGGIAGLSACLALVKALDKYPTEIILYEASNRLGGHVHTIHDPSLDLTVEAGPDSILARKPASIHLLKSLHLEHEIVHARQSAGNIFIVRDGKLHKVPNGYMGIPCSDTAVESNLLSREGKQRVLAEECLPVQDVSVDMSLGAFLRGRLGDEWVEYIGEPLLAGLYAGAIDKLSLLATWPFLVNLMREHGSLVAASRVIAMVGRSSSTTGGFVSVRGGLELIIERMLGQICEHRSADIRLGARVLSITKDGHRYRVTAETEGGNRTVDDVDGAIITVPSFVAQSILKPILELPDTGVFYQSTATVVLVYERHAIDIDLEEASGFLVPRPEGMTITATTWVSSKWPHISPPEYAVIRAYVGRRDQDQALTLSDADLVRSVTKEVGKLLGTDACPIRHYITRFDKAMPNYAVHHLCRVEKIEATLKQKCPGIFLAGAGYRGVGLPDCVEQGTRAAEHILASLFQV; encoded by the coding sequence ATGAAACGCGTTGCTATTATCGGTGGTGGCATTGCAGGGTTGTCCGCATGTCTTGCGCTCGTCAAGGCCTTGGACAAATATCCGACAGAAATCATATTGTATGAGGCCAGCAATCGCCTTGGGGGACACGTGCATACAATTCACGATCCCTCTCTTGACCTTACAGTTGAAGCCGGACCTGATTCGATTTTAGCACGAAAACCCGCCAGTATACATCTCTTAAAGTCACTTCACTTAGAACACGAGATTGTTCATGCTCGACAAAGTGCAGGTAATATCTTCATTGTTCGGGATGGCAAATTGCACAAGGTTCCAAATGGGTATATGGGCATTCCATGCAGTGACACTGCTGTGGAATCAAATCTACTTAGTCGCGAAGGAAAACAGCGAGTGTTGGCGGAAGAATGTCTTCCAGTTCAGGATGTGAGTGTCGACATGTCGCTGGGTGCGTTTTTGCGCGGTCGGCTTGGAGACGAATGGGTTGAATATATCGGTGAGCCTCTTCTCGCTGGTCTTTACGCAGGAGCGATAGATAAACTATCTCTCCTTGCAACTTGGCCATTTTTGGTCAATTTGATGCGAGAACATGGGAGCCTAGTTGCGGCTAGCCGTGTGATTGCAATGGTTGGGAGGTCTTCTAGCACGACTGGTGGATTTGTGTCCGTTCGAGGCGGCTTAGAATTAATTATTGAAAGAATGTTGGGACAAATTTGTGAACATCGTAGTGCTGATATTCGGTTGGGGGCGCGTGTGCTTTCAATCACGAAGGACGGGCATCGATATCGTGTCACTGCTGAGACGGAGGGGGGCAATCGAACCGTGGATGACGTGGACGGGGCAATCATTACAGTTCCTTCGTTTGTTGCACAATCTATACTTAAACCCATACTTGAACTTCCGGATACGGGAGTGTTTTATCAGTCTACTGCCACTGTTGTGTTAGTGTATGAGAGACATGCAATAGATATCGATTTGGAAGAGGCGTCTGGCTTTCTAGTACCTCGACCGGAGGGGATGACTATTACGGCAACGACTTGGGTGTCCAGTAAATGGCCACATATATCTCCGCCAGAATATGCAGTCATTCGCGCGTATGTTGGGCGAAGAGATCAGGACCAGGCACTGACCTTGTCTGATGCAGATCTCGTTCGATCTGTCACGAAAGAGGTGGGGAAACTCTTAGGGACTGATGCTTGCCCGATTCGTCATTATATTACTCGCTTTGATAAGGCAATGCCCAATTATGCGGTGCATCATCTGTGTCGGGTTGAGAAAATCGAAGCCACTCTTAAGCAAAAATGCCCCGGTATCTTCTTGGCCGGAGCGGGCTATCGTGGAGTAGGACTGCCGGACTGTGTAGAACAAGGAACACGAGCGGCCGAGCATATTTTGGCTTCACTATTTCAGGTTTGA